One genomic region from Triticum aestivum cultivar Chinese Spring unplaced genomic scaffold, IWGSC CS RefSeq v2.1 scaffold98769, whole genome shotgun sequence encodes:
- the LOC123173020 gene encoding uncharacterized protein, translated as MPWPSAAAGHQESQPMPSDPGERRGLFSCLFSECDAPPLDKSNLDADLLELLLDLHEEAFGRLPVHDMPVEAADQLAVSMREGGLCLGLLDPVTNIILNTVALLPRDFGDMAKPDRRRSKRLAAGRVQPSDYSSWNTSWVLPSSGRVTCGSSTRRATWYSIAGASRQALIRFMVGSFGCLSEEQATRYLHWARADLALAVQLVEHDLHAAAVSPPDPASERTQAAFKYAASCGRRHPAPDDLVRLQASPLPKQCLRDSAPLLEKGGRKLSVDDVIAIMDLLRYQVGAPLDLQFSLRPSGRELLVYCRDLKADEGRLDISNTTSSIGFKMFTINVERHGDHFAALRSPHEHRSMISSCLQKVVKTAKAHFGSAVMICSGDACEYTGSLRMRLHDMIHGFYLKVFAMLPSTWLHLIPHILFAGHCYGPMDPVSNIIINSICHHILRPLPSSADYKVEVYDILDTLSMLRVEVRSLEGLTALVRASSESQCSTQRAMEHLSCKRCDLSQETHTSLQFTDAAAAARHPQHAELGSFFASLAPDRLIDLRLLLATSADGRISFESLGEIISTLKQSALLLVAPVSSNAAELCNEAKETLLQKRSCYNEMKLFIRAELAQVLKKYAFEHPLVPKYEPSVICGLVAAPRSLDRLSYHVNFVAASESDNQLFFAEINESFPDPPKPNFCCPLPLTSTGRCYYGEGSARKIVYPDSSELLECNIDITDYGTVHADGLLDPDFILDFRRDVQFAEDLRKYCEEQKADEYELI; from the exons ATGCCGTGGCCCTCGGCTGCCGCCGGACACCAGGAATCGCAGCCGATGCCGTCAGATCCAGGAGAGCGCAGGGGTCTGTTCTCGTGCTTGTTCAGCGAGTGCGACGCTCCCCCCTTGGACAAATCGAATTTGGACGCCGATCTCCTGGAGCTCCTCCTCGACTTGCACGAGGAGGCTTTCGGCCGGCTGCCCGTCCATGACATGCCGGTGGAAGCCGCCGACCAGTTGGCCGTATCCATGCGCGAAGGCGGCCTCTGCCTCGGCCTCCTCGACCCCGTCACCAACATCATCCTCAACACCGTCGCCCTCCTCCCGCGCGACTTCGGGGACATGGCAAAGCCCGACAGGAGGAGGTCCAAGAGGCTGGCCGCCGGCAGGGTGCAACCCAGTGACTACAGCAGCTGGAACACCAGCTGGGTTTTGCCATCCTCCGGCAGGGTTACCTGTGGGTCGTCCACCCGCAGGGCTACATGGTACTCTATTGCTGGGGCGTCCCGCCAGGCTCTCATCAGATTCATGGTTGGCTCCTTCGGATGCCTCAGCGAAGAACAGGCCACCCGCTACCTCCACTGGGCACGCGCTGATCTCGCCCTCGCAGTCCAGCTGGTCGAGCACGATCTACACGCTGCTGCTGTTTCACCTCCCGACCCTGCCTCTGAAAGGACCCAAGCCGCCTTCAAGTACGCCGCAAGCTGTGGGCGGCGGCACCCTGCGCCTGATGACCTGGTGCGGCTCCAGGCGTCGCCCCTGCCCAAACAGTGCCTCCGCGACTCCGCCCCCTTGCTCGAGAAGGGAGGGCGCAAGCTCAGCGTCGATGATGTCATTGCCATCATGGATTTGCTGCGATACCAGGTCGGTGCCCCCTTGGATCTTCAGTTCAGCTTGCGGCCAAGCGGAAGAGAGCTACTTGTCTACTGTCGGGACCTCAAGGCCGATGAAGGGAGACTAGACATTTCCAACACCACAAGCTCCATTGGCTTCAAAATGTTCACCATCAATGTCGAGCGTCATGGAGACCACTTCGCGGCCCTGCGGTCTCCTCACGAGCACAGATCCATGATCTCATCCTGTTTGCAGAAGGTCGTGAAAACCGCCAAAGCACACTTCGGCTCTGCGGTCATGATCTGTTCTGGCGATGCCTGCGAATACACTGGGTCTCTCAGGATGAGGCTCCACGACATGATCCACGGCTTCTATCTCAAAGTCTTCGCCATGCTGCCCTCTACGTGGCTCCACCTCATCCCCCACATCCTATTCGCTGGCCACTGCTATGGCCCCATGGACcctgtctccaacatcatcatcaactccaTTTGCCACCACATACTGCGCCCGCTCCCATCGTCAGCTGACTACAAAGTAGAGGTGTATGACATCCTCGACACCCTCTCTATGCTTCGTGTGGAGGTCCGTTCCTTGGAAGGCCTCACTGCCCTCGTCCGAGCAAGCTCCGAGTCCCAATGCTCGACGCAGCGGGCGATGGAGCACCTCTCCTGCAAACGCTGTGACCTGTCCCAGGAGACGCACACCTCGCTGCAGTTTACTGACGCAGCCGCAGCCGCTCGACACCCACAACATGCTGAGCTGGGATCATTCTTCGCTTCCCTGGCGCCTGACAGGCTCATTGACCTGCGGCTCTTGCTGGCCACTAGCGCCGATGGCAGGATCTCCTTTGAGTCTCTTGGGGAAATAATATCCACTCTCAAACAAAGTGCACTGCTGTTGGTGGCTCCCGTATCTTCCAATGCGGCTGAACTGTGCAACGAGGCTAAGGAGACTCTGCTACAAAAGAGGTCATGTTATAACGAGATGAAGTTATTCATCCGCGCTGAGCTTGCGCAAGTGCTGAAGAAATATGCCTTTGAGCATCCTCTGGTAC CAAAATATGAGCCAAGTGTTATCTGTGGTTTGGTGGCGGCTCCCAGATCCCTAGACAGGCTTTCCTATCATGTTAATTTTGTGGCTGCTTCTGAATCTGATAACCAACTCTTCTTTGCCGAAATAAATGAGTCATTTCCTGACCCGCCAAAACCAAATTTCTGCTGCCCTCTACCCCTGACATCTACTG GTCGTTGCTACTATGGAGAGGGGTCTGCGAGGAAGATTGTGTATCCAGATTCATCAGAACTTCTTGAGTGTAATATTGATATTACAGACTATGGAACGGTGCACGCGGATGGATTGTTGGACCCAGATTTCATCTTGGATTTTAGGAGAGACGTGCAGTTTGCAGAGGATCTGAGGAAGTACTGTGAAGAACAAAAGGCTGATGAGTATGAATTAATATGA